TATAGGAGAATAGAGCCGTGGGACATAGGAAAATTAGCGCTCCAAGAAGAGGCTCATTGGCCTACTTACCTAAGGCTAGAGCATCCCATATAGTTGGGAGAATAAGATATTGGCCCGAAGTTAAAGAAGGTCCGGTTTTATTGGGGTTTGCTGGCTACAAATCCGGCATGACTTACACAGTGGTCATTAATGATGAGCCCGGCTCACCGAACTTCGGTAAAGAGGTTGTTCAGCCAGTCACTATTATTGACGCGCCTCCAATGTACGTAGCCGCAATACGTGCATATGTGAAGGATGAAAATCGCCTTAAGGCGTTAACTGAGGTTTGGGCTGACTCGTTGCCCAAAGATATTAGCAGAGTAATAACTCCGCCAAAAGTTAACACTAAAGAAAATCTAGAAAAAATAGAGAAATCACTTGATAAGATCGTAGAATTTAGAGCCTTAGTTGCCACGCAGCCGAAATTAGCAAACATTCCTAAAAAGAAGCCAGATTTGATGGAGATAAAGATAGGCGGAGGAACAATAAAGGAACAATTCGATTACGTGAAGAAAATTTTAGGTAAGACAATATCAGTAGAGGAGGTTTTTAAGGAAGGCCAGTATGTAGACGTCATAGCAGTAACTAAGGGCAAAGGCTTCCAGGGACCGGTAAAAAGGTGGGGTGTAAGAACACTTCAGCATAAAAGCCGTAAGACGGAGCGAGGCGTTGGAACATTAGGTCCGTGGGGTATGAAAAGAGTTATATATACTGTTCCGAGAGCTGGTCAGATGGGTTTCCATCAAAGAACCGAGTATAATAAGCGTATAATGAAAATTGGTAAAGATGGGAAAGAGGTTACGCCTAAGGGGGGCTTCCTACACTATGGACCCGTTAAAGGCCCATATATAATGCTGAGTGGAAGCGTTCCCGGGCCAGCTAAAAGGTTAATAAGGCTTAGATATCCTGCGCGCCCGCCAAAGAAGGCAGTTGAGACGCCGCCACAGATCCTCTTTACTTCACTTGAATCTCAGCAGGGAGTTTAGGGTGGGTATGTGACATGGCGAGGCTCTTTGCTCGAGTTTTTGATCTAGAGGGGAAAGAGGCTGGTAGAATCCGATTACCAGATGTTTTTAGAACCCCTTTTAGACCAGATGTTATAAAACGCGCTGTCATCGCCCTTCAATCCCATAGGCTTCAGCCTAAGGGCAGAGATCCGTACGCTGGAAAAAGGACGACGGCTGAATCATGGGGTGTTGGCCATGGGCTCTCAAGAGTCCCACGTTTAGACACTGGAAGGGCGGCGTTTGCCCCTGGAATCGTTGGAGGAAGGCTTGCTCACCCGCCAGTAGTTGAAAAGAAAATTTATAAGAAGATTCCTAAAAAGGAGAAAAAGCTAGCGCTGCTTTCAGCTATAGCTGCGTCGGCGCAGAGAGACATAGTTAAAGCTAGAGGCCATATAGTTGACAATGTTCCGGAAATACCCTTAGTCGTCGTGGACGACCTCGAAAGCATAAAGAAGGCGAAGGATTTAAGAAGCGCGCTAATAAACCTTGGCGTTTGGTCAGATGTTGAAAGGGTTATTGAGAGCGTGAAGGTTCGAAGCGGTAAGGGTAAAATGCGTGGTAGGAGAAAAAAGATGGCTGTTGGACCGCTAATAGTTGTGTCTAAAGATGATGGCATATTTAGGGCTGCCAGAAATATTCCAGGAGTAAATGTTGTTTATATTAAGGATTTAAATCCTGAGTTATTGGCTCCCG
Above is a window of Candidatus Bathyarchaeia archaeon DNA encoding:
- a CDS encoding 50S ribosomal protein L3 produces the protein MGHRKISAPRRGSLAYLPKARASHIVGRIRYWPEVKEGPVLLGFAGYKSGMTYTVVINDEPGSPNFGKEVVQPVTIIDAPPMYVAAIRAYVKDENRLKALTEVWADSLPKDISRVITPPKVNTKENLEKIEKSLDKIVEFRALVATQPKLANIPKKKPDLMEIKIGGGTIKEQFDYVKKILGKTISVEEVFKEGQYVDVIAVTKGKGFQGPVKRWGVRTLQHKSRKTERGVGTLGPWGMKRVIYTVPRAGQMGFHQRTEYNKRIMKIGKDGKEVTPKGGFLHYGPVKGPYIMLSGSVPGPAKRLIRLRYPARPPKKAVETPPQILFTSLESQQGV
- the rpl4p gene encoding 50S ribosomal protein L4 yields the protein MARLFARVFDLEGKEAGRIRLPDVFRTPFRPDVIKRAVIALQSHRLQPKGRDPYAGKRTTAESWGVGHGLSRVPRLDTGRAAFAPGIVGGRLAHPPVVEKKIYKKIPKKEKKLALLSAIAASAQRDIVKARGHIVDNVPEIPLVVVDDLESIKKAKDLRSALINLGVWSDVERVIESVKVRSGKGKMRGRRKKMAVGPLIVVSKDDGIFRAARNIPGVNVVYIKDLNPELLAPGAHPGRLTIWTRSSIEELRKTILVKEVD